A genomic segment from Spinacia oleracea cultivar Varoflay chromosome 3, BTI_SOV_V1, whole genome shotgun sequence encodes:
- the LOC110800826 gene encoding uncharacterized protein isoform X2 — MGNCQAAAQVAAEVVVQHPGNGKVERMYWAISANEVMSSNPGHYVALVVEPPSSDPIVTASNAPPPQGGVKHQLQLLRPTDILHVGHVYRLITFEDVIKEFASKKTVKLGKLHNDSGVLSVDQTQGFKSFYG; from the exons atggggAATTGCCAGGCGGCGGCGCAGGTGGCGGCGGAAGTGGTGGTTCAACATCCAGGAAACGGCAAGGTGGAGAGAATGTATTGGGCGATCAGCGCAAACGAGGTCATGAGTTCGAATCCTGGCCACTACGTCGCGCTTGTGGTTGAACCGCCGTCGTCTGATCCGATTGTCACAGCTAGTAACGCGCCACCACCACAGGGTGGTGTGAAACATCAACTTCAACTTCTTAGACCTACTGACATTTTGCACGTTGGTCACGTTTATCGCCTCATCACCTTTGAAG ATGTTATTAAGGAGTTTGCATCGAAGAAGACCGTGAAATTAGGGAAATTACACAACGATAGTGGTGTCTTGAGTGTCGATCAAACCCag